One genomic region from Rosa rugosa chromosome 1, drRosRugo1.1, whole genome shotgun sequence encodes:
- the LOC133725606 gene encoding V-type proton ATPase catalytic subunit A, which yields MPAVYGSRLTTFEDSEKESEFGYVRKVSGPVVVADGMGGAAMYELVRVGNDNLIGEIIRLEGDSATIQVYEETAGLMVNDPVLRTRKPLSVELGPGILGNIFDGIQRPLKTIAKISGDVYIPRGVSVPALDKDILWEFQPKKIGEGDHITGGDLYATVFENTLMQHHMALPPDAMGKVTYVAPAGQYSLKDTVLELEFQGVKKQFTMLQSWPVRTPRPVASKLAADTPLLTGQRVLDALFPSVLGGTCAIPGAFGCGKTVISQALSKYSNSDTVVYVGCGERGNEMAEVLMDFPQLTMTLPDGREESVMKRTTLVANTSNMPVAAREASIYTGITIAEYFRDMGYNVSMMADSTSRWAEALREISGRLAEMPADSGYPAYLAARLASFYERAGKVKCLGGPERTGSVTIVGAVSPPGGDFSDPVTSATLSIVQVFWGLDKKLAQRKHFPSVNWLISYSKYSTALESFYDKFDSDFINIRTKAREVLQREDDLNEIVQLVGKDALAEGDKITLETAKLLREDYLAQNAFTPYDKFCPFYKSVWMMRNIIHFFNLANQAVERAAGMDGQKINYSLIKHRMGDLFYRLVSQKFEDPAEGEQALVAKFKKLHEDLTNGFRALEDETR from the exons ATGCCGGCGGTGTACGGTTCCCGATTGACCACATTCGAGGACTCCGAGAAGGAGAGCGAGTTTGGATACGTCCGCAAG GTCTCAGGACCAGTCGTCGTTGCAGATGGCATGGGTGGGGCTGCCATGTACGAGCTGGTTCGTGTTGGAAATGATAATTTGATTGGTGAAATTATTCGGTTAGAAGGAGATTCTGCCACAATCCAAG TTTATGAGGAGACAGCTGGGTTGATGGTGAATGATCCTGTTCTACGTACACGCAAG CCTTTATCAGTGGAGCTGGGACCTGGAATTTTGGGAAATATTTTTGACGGAATCCAG AGACCTTTGAAAACTATTGCAAAAATATCTGGTGATGTCTATATCCCTCGTGGTGTGTCTGTCCCAGCTCTTGACAAGGATATACTTTGGGAGTTTCAACCTAAAAAAATAG GTGAAGGTGATCATATAACTGGTGGAGACTTGTATGCT ACTGTATTTGAAAATACTCTGATGCAGCACCATATGGCGCTTCCTCCTGATGCTATGGGAAAAGTTACATACGTTGCACCAGCTGGTCAATATTCATTGAAG GATACTGTATTGGAGCTTGAGTTTCAAGGTGTCAAAAAGCAATTTACTATGCTTCAG AGTTGGCCTGTACGTACACCAAGGCCTGTCGCATCAAAGCTTGCTGCCGATACCCCTTTGCTTACTGGGCAG CGTGTTCTTGATGCCCTTTTCCCCTCTGTTCTTGGTGGAACTTGTGCCATTCCTGGAGCATTTGGTTGTGGAAAAACAGTCATTAGTCAAGCTCTTTCCAAG TATTCTAACTCAGACACTGTGGTTTATGTTGGTTGTGGAGAACGAGGAAATGAAATGGCTGAG GTTCTTATGGATTTTCCTCAACTGACAATGACTTTACCTGATGGTCGTGAAGAATCTGTCATGAAGCGAACAACACTGGTCGCCAACACTTCTAACATGCCTGTGGCTGCTCGTGAAGCTTCAATCTATACTG GAATCACTATTGCTGAATACTTCAGAGATATGGGATACAATGTTAGTATGATGGCAGATTCAACATCTCGATGGGCAGAAGCATTGCGTGAAATTTCTGGGCGGCTG GCAGAAATGCCTGCAGATAGTGGATATCCTGCTTATTTGGCAGCACGTTTAGCATCGTTTTATGAACGTGCCGGTAAAGTAAAATGTCTTGGTGGACCAGAGCGTACTGGTAGTGTGACTATTGTTGGTGCTGTTTCACCCCCTGGAGGAGATTTCTCAGATCCTGTGACATCTGCAACCCTCAGTATTGTCCAG GTTTTCTGGGGTCTGGACAAGAAACTTGCTCAGAGGAAGCATTTCCCTTCTGTGAACTGGCTTATTTCGTACTCCAAGTATTCAACG GCATTAGAGTCTTTCTATGATAAATTTGATTCCGACTTTATCAACATCAGGACAAAGGCACGTGAGGTGTTGCAAAGAGAAGATGATCTGAATGAAATTGTCCAA CTTGTAGGAAAGGATGCTTTAGCTGAAGGAGACAAGATCACCTTAGAAACTGCAAAGCTGTTGAGGGAGGATTATCTCGCACAGAATGCATTTACTCC ATATGATAAATTCTGCCCCTTCTACAAGTCTGTTTGGATGATGCGGAATATCATCCATTTCTTTAATTTGGCAAATCAG GCAGTAGAGAGAGCAGCTGGTATGGATGGTCAAAAGATTAATTACAGTCTAATCAAGCACCGTATGGGAGATCTCTTTTACCGCCTAGT GTCTCAAAAATTTGAGGATCCTGCTGAAGGTGAACAAGCGCTTGTGGCAAAATTTAAGAAGCTTCATGAAGACTTAACGAACGGTTTCCGTGCTCTTGAGGATGAAACTCGATGA
- the LOC133725609 gene encoding uncharacterized protein LOC133725609, with protein sequence MSSYENVVGGKLKLKGKALDVKAAGIKKKKKHKIHQDQISLVTEKELAAGGSTEELTNPDEEDMNDDNKSREDGKAASYDEYLTPAERRYIEQREQIDNHRLAKTANKSHRDRIQDFNQYLANMSEHYDIPKVGPG encoded by the exons ATGTCGTCATATGAGAATGTCGTTGGTGGGAAGCTCAAGCTTAAGGGAAAGGCTCTGGATGTGAAGGCTGCTGGaattaagaagaaaaagaaacataagatACATCAAGATCAAATATCTCTTGTCACAGAAAAGGAGCTCGCAGCTG GTGGAAGTACAGAAGAGTTGACCAATCCTGATGAGGAAGATATGAATGATGACAACAAATCAAGAGAGGATGGGAAGGCTGCTAGTTATGACGAGTATTTGACGCCTGCAGAGAGACGATATATAGAACAGAGAGAGCAAATTGATAATCACAGGTTGGCCAAGACTGCAAATAAATCACACCGTGACAGAATTCAAGACTTCAACCAGTATCTGGCCAACATGAGTGAGCATTATGACATTCCTAAAGTTGGTCCAGGCTAA
- the LOC133742532 gene encoding probable plastid-lipid-associated protein 10, chloroplastic: MDLALASPLFPSNVTRGVDKIKPFSSMFATRKVPARKLFPCLAAVATQTPQTVEFDVESKKYELLRAVQDTKRGLVTTDDQRSSIEEALVTVEGYNKGAPLDLVKLDGTWRLQYTSAPDVLILLEAAERVSFFQVGQIFQKFECKDQSNGCIIRNVVKWSVPPLLEEEDGATLLVSAKFSVVSVRNIYLQFEEISVQNIKIGEQLQALIAPALLPRSFLSLQILQFLRTFKAQIPVSDPGTGRQSVGGLYYLSYLDANMLLGRAVGGGGVFVFTKAQPLE; this comes from the exons ATGGACCTGGCTTTGGCGTCTCCGTTGTTCCCTTCAAATGTAACAAGAGGTGTCGATAAGATTAAGCCTTTTAGCTCAATGTTTGCCACCCGAAAGGTGCCTGCTCGAAAATTGTTTCCTTGTTTGGCAGCAGTTGCTACCCAAACACCCCAG ACAGTGGAGTTTGATGTAGAGAGCAAGAAATATGAGCTGTTGAGAGCTGTCCAAGACACAAAAAGGGGCCTTGTTACAACCGACGATCAACGCTCTTCTATAGAGGAGGCTCTG GTGACTGTGGAGGGATATAACAAGGGTGCACCTTTAGACTTGGTGAAGTTGGATGGGACATGGCGGTTGCAATATACTTCTGCTCCTGATGTCCTCATTCTTCTGGAAGCAGCTGAAAGGGTATCTTTCTTTCAG GTGGGGCAGATATTTCAAAAATTTGAATGCAAAGACCAATCCAACGGCTGTATAATCCGTAATGTTGTCAAATGGAGTGTTCCACCATTGTTAGAG GAAGAAGACGGTGCTACTCTTCTAGTTTCTGCCAAGTTTTCTGTTGTTTCCGTGCGTAACATCTATCTTCAGTTTGAAGAG ATTAGTGttcaaaatataaaaattgGTGAACAGCTGCAGGCTCTTATAGCTCCAGCATTACTGCCGAGGTCATTTTTGAGTTTACAG ATCTTACAGTTCCTCCGCACTTTCAAAGCCCAAATTCCTGTTAGTGATCCAGGAACAGGAAG GCAATCCGTAGGAGGACTCTATTACCTTTCTTACTTGGATGCTAATATGCTTTTGGGGCGTGCGGTTGGTGGCGGAGGAGTTTTTGTTTTCACTAAAGCTCAACCCCTGGAGTAA